One window from the genome of Aerosakkonema funiforme FACHB-1375 encodes:
- a CDS encoding uracil-DNA glycosylase, whose amino-acid sequence MSDSEQLSLFDLLPGSEASTPSVSQTNLIPSSAKIPIPPGTYENLEQLANHCNQCHRCGLGNTRTHAVVGRGNPQAPITIVGEAPGQNEDETGLPFVGKAGQLLEKILAAVGLSSEKDVYICNIIKCRPPGNRVPTPDEIAACKPYLLEQIRLVNPKIILLTGATAVKGLTGDKRGITKIRGTWMEWEGRLCMPILHPAYLLRNPSTERGSPKWLMWQDIQEVRAKLDELS is encoded by the coding sequence ATGTCGGACTCCGAACAGCTGAGCCTTTTTGACCTTTTACCAGGTAGCGAAGCATCTACCCCATCAGTTTCGCAGACAAATTTGATTCCCAGTTCTGCAAAAATACCCATTCCCCCCGGTACTTATGAAAACTTAGAGCAACTGGCGAATCATTGCAACCAGTGTCATCGCTGCGGATTGGGAAATACGCGCACTCATGCTGTCGTTGGACGAGGCAATCCACAAGCCCCGATTACGATCGTAGGGGAAGCACCCGGACAAAATGAAGATGAGACTGGTTTGCCATTTGTCGGGAAAGCGGGTCAACTGTTAGAAAAAATTCTTGCAGCCGTTGGGTTGAGTAGCGAAAAAGATGTATATATTTGTAACATCATAAAATGCCGACCGCCAGGAAACCGCGTTCCTACACCAGATGAAATTGCGGCTTGCAAACCTTATTTGTTAGAACAAATTCGCTTAGTTAATCCAAAAATTATTTTATTGACTGGCGCGACTGCTGTTAAAGGTTTAACAGGAGATAAGAGAGGAATTACCAAAATTCGCGGTACTTGGATGGAGTGGGAAGGGCGACTTTGTATGCCGATTTTGCATCCGGCTTATTTGTTAAGAAATCCTTCCACGGAAAGGGGTAGTCCGAAGTGGTTGATGTGGCAGGATATTCAGGAAGTGAGAGCAAAGTTGGATGAATTGAGTTAG